One genomic window of Hymenobacter sp. J193 includes the following:
- a CDS encoding porin family protein gives MLISDFFRPVARVAAAALLLLPVAASAQNAGKPRLGLKTGLVLSRLTGDDVDQLGGTDYRTRTDGRRPDFFVSLASTIPLTSSGVFTIAPELSFSRKGYRITNTFIGTTGLESGETQRVLLTKRKLNYLELPLAFRVNTNGGLYFELGPQVSYLMGSESTTETTSTFADGRDQATSETSASITSDVQDFDFGAIGGIGFQHRSGFTAGLRYSRGFKTVLEREALPGKPITNNDAIIVQFGYLLQLGK, from the coding sequence ATGCTGATTTCTGACTTTTTCCGCCCCGTGGCGCGAGTAGCCGCCGCGGCTTTGCTTTTGCTGCCCGTAGCCGCTTCCGCCCAAAACGCCGGCAAGCCCCGCCTCGGCCTGAAAACCGGCCTGGTCCTGAGCCGCCTTACCGGCGATGATGTAGACCAGCTGGGCGGCACCGACTACCGCACCCGTACGGATGGGCGCCGCCCCGATTTCTTCGTGAGCCTGGCCAGCACTATCCCGCTTACCAGCAGCGGCGTGTTTACCATCGCGCCTGAGCTGAGCTTTAGCCGCAAGGGTTACCGCATCACCAATACCTTCATTGGCACGACGGGCCTGGAGTCCGGGGAAACGCAGCGGGTATTGCTGACCAAGCGCAAGCTCAACTACCTGGAGCTGCCGCTGGCTTTCCGGGTGAATACCAACGGCGGGCTGTACTTTGAGCTGGGGCCCCAGGTGTCGTACCTGATGGGCAGCGAAAGCACCACCGAAACCACCAGCACCTTTGCCGACGGCCGTGATCAGGCCACTTCCGAAACCTCTGCCTCCATCACCAGCGACGTGCAGGACTTCGATTTTGGGGCCATCGGCGGCATCGGATTTCAGCACCGCAGCGGGTTCACGGCGGGGCTGCGCTACAGCCGCGGCTTCAAGACGGTGCTGGAGCGGGAGGCCCTGCCGGGCAAGCCTATCACCAACAACGACGCCATTATCGTACAGTTCGGCTACCTGCTTCAACTGGGCAAGTAG
- a CDS encoding porin family protein, translated as MLFPASSAYAQGPSGFRVGLKAGGTYSNVSGDDVKQFTGSGYDTSLGSYKLGYNAGLTFNLPVSSDGFFSIAPELLYNRKGYEITADQKDGLPLGVEKYEIEQQRVLHYIDLPIMARINADGFFFEAGPQVSYLFGSRTKTQTTTKYTNGDKDKTEDRSEFVDYLGGIRKEKYKGDLSNIDISAVAGLGYQTESGVSLGLRYARGFNSLIDSKDSDNEPKVFNNAFTLQVGYLIGGN; from the coding sequence CTGCTCTTTCCAGCTTCCTCTGCCTATGCCCAGGGTCCCAGCGGATTTCGCGTGGGGCTGAAAGCCGGTGGTACCTACTCCAATGTCTCGGGCGACGACGTGAAGCAGTTCACCGGCTCCGGCTACGATACCAGCCTAGGCTCCTACAAGCTGGGCTACAACGCCGGCCTGACCTTCAACCTGCCCGTCAGCAGTGACGGATTCTTCTCTATTGCACCGGAGCTGCTTTACAACCGCAAAGGCTACGAAATCACCGCCGACCAGAAAGATGGTCTGCCCCTCGGAGTAGAGAAGTATGAGATAGAGCAGCAGCGCGTGCTGCACTACATCGACCTGCCCATCATGGCCCGCATTAATGCCGATGGATTCTTCTTTGAGGCCGGCCCGCAGGTAAGTTACCTGTTCGGCTCGCGCACCAAAACGCAGACAACAACCAAATACACCAACGGCGATAAGGACAAGACCGAAGACCGGTCTGAGTTCGTGGATTACCTCGGCGGTATCCGCAAAGAAAAGTACAAGGGCGACCTGTCGAATATAGACATCAGCGCCGTAGCCGGCCTGGGCTACCAGACCGAAAGCGGCGTGAGCCTGGGCTTGCGCTACGCCCGGGGCTTCAACTCGCTTATCGACAGCAAAGACTCCGACAACGAGCCGAAAGTGTTCAACAATGCTTTCACCCTGCAGGTAGGTTACCTCATCGGCGGCAACTAA
- a CDS encoding porin family protein, giving the protein MKKTSLLVAAALVAGALASSSAHAQGIRLGFKGGANYSNLSGDLVNENRFQNKWGAHGGIMANISFTDDGFLSIQPEVLYSQKGFKFDESELFGIVKYQGSRTYNYIDVPVLVKINADGFFFEAGPQYSYLLKVKDETERSFNGGLSYAKYSGTEDLDDVNRSEIGYAAGLGYQSTAGFLVGIRYNGSFTDFAKDGYTGDADVRNARNSVFQASIGYLIPSK; this is encoded by the coding sequence ATGAAAAAGACTTCTTTGCTCGTGGCCGCTGCCCTGGTAGCCGGCGCTTTGGCTTCTTCCTCCGCGCACGCTCAGGGTATCCGCCTCGGCTTCAAAGGGGGCGCCAACTACTCCAACCTCTCCGGCGACCTGGTCAACGAAAACCGCTTCCAGAACAAGTGGGGCGCCCACGGCGGCATCATGGCCAACATCAGCTTCACCGACGACGGCTTTCTTTCGATTCAGCCCGAGGTTCTGTACTCGCAGAAGGGCTTCAAGTTTGATGAAAGTGAACTGTTCGGTATTGTAAAATACCAAGGCAGCCGCACCTACAACTATATTGATGTGCCGGTGCTGGTCAAAATCAACGCCGATGGGTTTTTCTTCGAAGCCGGCCCGCAGTACAGCTACCTGCTGAAGGTGAAAGACGAGACGGAGCGTAGCTTTAACGGCGGCCTTTCCTACGCCAAGTATTCCGGTACTGAGGACCTCGATGACGTAAACCGCAGCGAAATCGGGTATGCGGCCGGGTTGGGCTACCAATCAACGGCGGGTTTTCTGGTAGGTATTCGCTATAACGGCTCCTTCACTGATTTCGCCAAGGACGGCTACACGGGCGACGCTGATGTGCGCAATGCCCGTAACTCCGTGTTTCAGGCCTCTATCGGTTACCTCATTCCTAGCAAATAA
- a CDS encoding porin family protein yields the protein MKHIFLLLLLTGFTIIARAQQTVVGMRGGFHLSTYTGPGSGGSQLLPGGTVGITTTSSFNSLAILVLQAELLYSGKGAKALDNGIAARQRLHYLELPVLLQYRINHLELEAGPQFGFLVAQRTKVTYPNGSYKDYTTTSGLGVFQAGFIVGAAYRAKGGLGFGLRYNGGISDMAPYSGEKNMAVQGHLSYLFSALPMATSTAGK from the coding sequence ATGAAACACATATTCCTGCTGCTATTGCTTACCGGCTTTACTATTATTGCGCGTGCCCAGCAAACCGTGGTAGGCATGCGTGGTGGCTTTCACCTGAGCACCTATACAGGCCCTGGATCCGGTGGCTCACAGCTACTACCAGGTGGCACTGTGGGTATTACCACTACATCTTCCTTTAACTCCCTTGCAATTCTTGTGCTGCAAGCCGAATTGCTGTATTCGGGCAAAGGCGCCAAGGCTTTAGATAATGGAATAGCCGCACGGCAGCGCCTGCACTATCTCGAATTACCCGTGTTGCTGCAGTATCGGATCAACCATCTGGAGCTGGAAGCAGGCCCACAATTCGGATTTCTGGTAGCCCAGCGGACAAAGGTGACTTACCCTAATGGCAGCTACAAGGACTATACTACCACGAGTGGCTTAGGGGTATTTCAAGCAGGCTTTATAGTAGGAGCAGCGTACCGAGCCAAGGGAGGATTGGGTTTTGGACTGCGCTATAATGGTGGCATCAGTGATATGGCACCTTACAGTGGAGAGAAGAACATGGCCGTGCAGGGGCACCTTAGCTACCTATTCAGTGCCTTACCCATGGCAACTTCTACGGCAGGAAAGTAA
- a CDS encoding dipeptidase, whose amino-acid sequence MSTYIEQHQERFLSELLEWLRIPSVSADPKFHQDVLRAADYLKMRLEEAGLENVELCPTAGNPIVYGEKLIDPSLPTVLVYGHYDVQPADPYELWDSPPFEPVIKNEKIYARGACDDKGQVYMHVKAFELMQRSQGGVPCNVKIMIEGEEEVGSNNLALFVRANKEKLKADVILISDTGILSNDQPSIEVGLRGLSYHEVEVTGPNRDLHSGLYGGAVPNPINILCKMIASLHDENNDITIPGFYDNVAVLSAEERAELNRVPHSDDEFKQSIGLKDIYGEEGYTTVERIGIRPTLDVNGIWGGYTGEGAKTVIASKAYAKISMRLVPHQTSDEITQLFQQHFERIAPPSVTVKVTPHHGGEPVVTPTDSVAYRAAARALETTFGKKPIPTRGGGSIPIVAMFKTELGLDSVLLGFGLDSDAIHSPNEHYGVFNFLKGIETIPHFFQNYVAASRG is encoded by the coding sequence ATGTCCACCTACATTGAACAACACCAGGAGCGGTTTCTGAGCGAGCTGCTGGAGTGGCTTCGTATTCCGTCCGTTTCGGCCGACCCCAAGTTTCACCAAGATGTGCTGCGGGCCGCCGACTACCTGAAAATGCGTCTGGAAGAGGCCGGCCTCGAAAACGTGGAGCTGTGCCCCACGGCCGGCAACCCCATCGTATACGGCGAAAAGCTCATCGACCCCAGCCTGCCCACCGTCCTCGTCTACGGCCACTACGACGTGCAGCCCGCCGACCCCTACGAGCTCTGGGATTCGCCGCCCTTCGAGCCCGTTATCAAGAACGAGAAGATTTACGCCCGCGGCGCCTGCGACGACAAAGGTCAGGTGTACATGCACGTGAAAGCCTTCGAGCTGATGCAGCGCAGCCAGGGCGGCGTACCCTGCAATGTGAAGATCATGATTGAGGGCGAGGAGGAAGTGGGCTCCAACAACCTGGCCCTGTTCGTGCGCGCCAACAAGGAAAAGCTGAAGGCCGATGTCATCCTGATTTCCGATACCGGCATCCTCAGCAACGACCAGCCCAGCATCGAAGTAGGCCTGCGGGGCCTCAGCTACCACGAAGTAGAAGTGACGGGCCCCAACCGCGACCTGCACTCCGGACTCTACGGCGGGGCCGTGCCCAACCCCATCAACATCCTCTGCAAGATGATAGCCTCCCTGCACGATGAAAACAACGACATCACCATCCCCGGTTTCTACGACAACGTGGCCGTGCTCAGCGCCGAGGAGCGTGCCGAGCTGAACCGCGTGCCGCACTCCGACGATGAGTTCAAGCAAAGCATCGGCCTGAAGGACATCTACGGCGAGGAAGGATACACCACCGTGGAGCGCATCGGCATCCGGCCTACGCTGGACGTAAACGGCATCTGGGGCGGCTACACCGGCGAAGGCGCCAAAACGGTTATTGCCTCCAAGGCCTACGCCAAGATTTCCATGCGCCTGGTGCCCCACCAAACCTCCGACGAAATCACCCAACTGTTTCAGCAGCACTTTGAGCGCATTGCCCCGCCCAGCGTCACGGTGAAAGTAACGCCGCACCATGGCGGTGAGCCGGTGGTTACGCCTACCGATTCGGTGGCTTACCGGGCGGCGGCCAGGGCCCTCGAAACTACCTTCGGCAAAAAGCCCATTCCAACCCGGGGCGGGGGCTCAATCCCCATCGTGGCTATGTTCAAGACGGAGCTGGGCCTGGATTCCGTGCTGCTGGGCTTCGGGCTGGACTCCGATGCCATCCACTCGCCCAACGAGCATTACGGGGTATTCAACTTCCTGAAGGGCATTGAGACGATTCCGCACTTCTTCCAGAACTACGTAGCCGCCAGCCGGGGCTAA
- the plsY gene encoding glycerol-3-phosphate 1-O-acyltransferase PlsY has translation MHLLLILGALLAAYLLGSIPTALWVGRRFYGLDVREHGSGNAGATNTFRVLGKKPGSFVLVVDALKGFVAAYVLPVWLVSQGAIAPEHEVYYRLACGVLAVVGHIYPVFAQFRGGKGVATILGMMLGVAPATVGVCLLIFLAVLLTTRYVSLSSMTAGVSFALLQLLPQFRPPQPFLIGVGFVLAALLIYTHRANIGRLRAGTESRVPMPWDKK, from the coding sequence ATGCATCTGCTTCTGATTCTGGGCGCCCTGCTGGCCGCTTACCTGCTTGGCTCCATTCCCACGGCCCTGTGGGTGGGCCGCCGCTTCTACGGCCTCGATGTGCGCGAGCATGGCTCCGGCAACGCCGGCGCCACCAATACCTTCCGGGTGCTGGGCAAAAAGCCCGGCTCCTTTGTGCTGGTGGTAGATGCGCTTAAGGGCTTCGTGGCGGCCTACGTGCTGCCGGTCTGGCTGGTAAGCCAGGGCGCTATTGCGCCCGAGCACGAGGTGTACTACCGCTTGGCCTGCGGCGTACTGGCCGTGGTAGGGCACATCTACCCGGTGTTTGCGCAGTTTCGCGGGGGCAAGGGCGTGGCTACCATCCTGGGCATGATGCTGGGCGTAGCTCCGGCCACGGTGGGCGTGTGCCTGCTCATCTTTCTGGCGGTGCTGCTCACCACGCGCTACGTGTCTCTGAGCAGCATGACGGCCGGCGTGAGCTTTGCCCTGTTGCAGCTGCTGCCCCAGTTCCGGCCCCCGCAGCCTTTCCTCATTGGAGTGGGCTTCGTGCTGGCAGCTTTGCTCATCTATACCCACCGCGCCAACATCGGCCGCCTGCGCGCCGGCACCGAAAGCCGCGTGCCCATGCCCTGGGATAAGAAGTAA